TAAAACCAAAACCAGTCTCAATCCAGTCCATCGGATAGGATGACCAGGCAAATATAGCATTGAAAATTACAAAAAGGATAAGCAAGAAAATGGCAAATCCCCATACTTTATGGGTTAAAATAGCATCTAATTTATCGCTGAAAGAAAATTTCTTTTCGGTTCCTTTGTCAATAACTACATCAGATAAAATCGTACTGAGATGTTTATATCTCGCAATAGTTTCTGCAGCCTGAATTTTAGAAGATTCGAAATGGTGAGATTGTTCTATATGCTCAATTTCTTCCTGCTCTTTTTCGGTAAAGAAAGTTAAATGTTCATGCTGATGCAGCACCTGGAGTGCATAATAATCGTTGTCGGAATTGAGTTTCGATTTTATAGCATTAATTGCTTCCGGAGCCAGGAAATTCACGTCTACATCCTGATATTGTGTGGCAATTTTATTGGTATTGGCAATGGCTTGTTTCAGTTTATCAATTCCGATATTATTCCTTGCCGAAATGGAAACCACCTGAATACCCAACTTTTCTGCCAGTTTATCCAGATTAATCTCAATCCCCTGCTTGGCAGAAAGGTCGATCATATTAAGGGCCAAAATAATCGGGATACCTAAATCTGCCACCTGCGAATACAAAAGCATATTACGCTTTAAATTCGAAGCATCGGCAATGAGTACAATAACATCAGGATGGCTATCGTTTTCTTTATCGGCAAGCACTTGAAAAACGATGCTTTCATCAGCACTTTTCGGATATAAGCTATACGTTCCCGGTAAATCGATGATCTCGGCTTCTTTACCGCTGGCAAGTTTTGTAAAACCTGTTTTCTTATCGACAGTAATGCCTGGAAAATTTCCGATTTTTTGATTTAACCCTGTTAAACGATTAAATAAAGTAGATTTACCTGTATTGGGATTACCAACTAATGCAACTTTAATATCCAAACCCAGCTCTTTTATTGAATAATGATAACATCAGCTTCACTTTTACGCAAACAAAGCTGATAGCCAGCAACACGGATAGCCATAGGGTCGCCCAGAGGCGCAAAACGCTCTACCTCTATCTCCTCACCCGGCAAGCAGCCCATCTCCATTAACTTTACAGACATATCTAAATCTGTAAAAGCTACAATTGTTCCCTTTTCTCCAACTTTTAGGTGCGACAGTTTCATTTGCTAAATTTGGCGCAAGTTAACCTTTCTTTAGATTTATTCCAAATAAGATAATATGGTATGGGATATAAATTACATAGCTTTACCCTAAAATGATCTAGTTTCGTTGCCTGCCCCCGCCAAAGCCGCTACCAGCGTTACCGCCACGTCCCCTGCCACCTTCTTCGCCTCCTCTGATGCGGTTTTTACCACCCATACGATTTAACGAATAGGTAAATGAAAACATAAAATAACGCCGCAATACATTGTAGCTTTCGTCACGGATAGTATTGTTGTTGGCCGTACGGCTTACGCCCTGGTTTTCGTTCAGCAAATCGTTTACTGCGGCTTTAAAAGTGCCCCGGTTTTTAAAAAACTGTTTGCTAAGGTACGAGTTCACCAGAGTAAAGTGGGTATCGAAATTCTCTCCTCTGCCTGTATTCTGGTTATAATCGGCATCAACCGACCAGCGGATATCGCCAGGAAACATATAACTGATGCTGATATTGGGACTAAAAGTGTAATAACGCGTGTTGGAATTGGGCTGAACGGAATAGGTAGCCCTATTAATTGAACCATTAACGCCGGCTGTTAAATCGAGTTTATCTAAATTGGAAACCAGACGGTAACCATTGCTAATCGACCAGCTGTTGGTGATATTTTTTAAGGTATTGGTAAAGTTTACATCGCGATCGTAGTTGCCGCCTATATTGATGTGGAAATTAAGCTTATTTTCTGCCATAATGGGCAAACTCAATGAAGAGGATAATGAACCTGAGTAAACACCATTTACGTTTACAGGCAGTACTGCAAATTTACCCTGGTTAACACCTTTTTCTATTAAACTGCTGCTATTGGCAATTTTATTGGAAGTTTGGGTTAGGTTTACATTCACAAATAACGATCTGTTTTTTCCGACTGTAAAAGTGTTGTAGGCAATGCGTAGGGTATTATTAAACTCGGGCTTTAAATCGGGGTTCCCCAGCGGGATGCTTTGTGTGTTGGTATTGTTAGGAATAGGCTGCAACTGTTGTATGGTAGGCTGATTGGTGCTGCCACGGTAATTGAAGACCAAGCGCTTGTTATTACTAAAATTGTACCTGAACATGGCAGAAGGTGTATAGTTAAATACGTTTTGTTTTAATATAAATCCACGGGTAATGTTATTATTTTTACGATCGGTATTTTGAACGGCCATCCCCACATTCCAGTTGTATTTTTTAGCCATTTTATTAAAACTGAAACCAGCTGTATTGGTTAAAATGGTGTTTTCGTAAACGTTACTTAATGAATCATTCAGCAAATCGTAGTTTAGTGTAACCGGATTAAAGTCGTAAGTAAAACGATCAGAAGTATTATGGTTATAGCCATTCTGGTAGTTAAACTCCAGGCTCAGGGTTTTATCTAAAGGTTCAGTATAAACCAGTCGGGTATTCTGACTGATAGATTCGCTTTCCTGATCATTGAGCTGGTTAATAATCTTTTCTGTTTTAACATTATCTTTTTCACGCGTTTCGGGATTGTAATTATAATTATCGGCGTCGTTATTGTTAATGTTGGTATTAAAATTCAGCGACAATGTTCTTCCACGGCGCATAAACTTTTTGCGCAACAAAATATTATTACTGATAGATGGGGCAGTATTATGATTGGTTAATCGCTGGGAGCCGCTTGTATTATAGGTGCCAAAATCGCGGGTGTAAATACTGTTGTTTACGCTTTCGTTGTTGGTATAACTTAAATTCGGCTGGATGCGCAATGAGGTAAGCGAATCTAGCTTGGTATCGACCATAAAGTTTAAACGGTGGTTTAGGCGATCGGAAGTATTGGTCTGGTTATTATTGAAAACCGTAGTCACATTGCCCAAAAGGTTTTGGGTAACGCTGTTTCTTAAAATCAGGTTATCAGATTTATTAACGAAATAGCTGAAATTAATTTCGGTTTGATCGGCATACATATCAGAGAAGTTAAATCCACCAGCTTTAGTATCGGTAATCCCGCCCCGGCCACCATTACTGCCGCCATTTCCTCCTCCCAGGCCGCCGCCAAAATTTTGTTTGTTTACATTATTGAATTGGGCAATTACACTCAATCGCTTGTCCTGATTAAAATGGTTAATGTTCGCATTTACATCGTAACGGTCGTTAGAACCATAACCGCCCGTGCTATTTCCGAAGTAGCCGTTTTTCTTTTCTTTTCTGGTGGTGATATTAATGATCTTGGTTCTTGAGCCATCGTCAATTCCGGTAAACTGTGCCTGGTCTGATAGTTCATCGATAATCTGAATTTTATCGATCATATCGGCCGGAAGGTTTTTAGTGGCCAATAAAGGATCATTTCCAAAAAACTCTTTTCCATCTACCTTAACTTTGGTAATGGTTTCGCCCTGGGCTTTTACTGTTCCGGCTTTATCTACCTCTACTCCTGGCAATTTCTTTAACAAATCTTCCACTACAGCATTCTCTACCACCTTAAACGAGCTTGCATTAAACTCAAGGGTATCTTTTTTTACCACAATTGGCGGAATTTCTGCTTTGATATCAACCGTCTGAAGATCGATTGCACCGCCTTCTAAAACAATATCTGCTAAGGTTATATCTGCTTTATCCACAGTAATAGTAAAATCTTTTGTGGCGTTCTTTAAACCTAAAAACGCTGCATATAACCTGTAGGTACCAGGCTTTAGATTTTTAAAAACGAACTTCCCATCTTCTGTAGTGCTTACCGCACCTACCATGCTCGAATCTGTGAGGTTTTTAACAGCCAAAGAAGCATAGTCAATTGGCTTTTTATCTTTTGATTGAATAACCCGTCCGCTAACTGAACCTGTTTTCTGGGCGTAAACATAAAAAGATGATAAAATTAGAAGGAGCGTAAAAATTCGTTTCATTCGGTTAGTTTGGTTTATAGCATAGAGACTGCAGGCTTTTATAAAGGTTTATTTTACTTAGGTAACATTTGAAATACATAAATGTCAACAATACATTTAATCATAAAACAGGGTGGATATAAAACAAAAAAAGTCCCGGTTAAAACCGAGACTTTCTTTATTTTAATCTAAACGTTTTACATTCTTATACGGCGACCGCCATCACCTCCCTGACCAGGCATTTGCATATCTCCACTCATATTTCTTCCTCCAATGCGAGTTAGAGAATAAGTGAAAGAGAACATGTAATAACGTTTTAACACATTATAGTTTAAATCTGTAATTGAAGTACCTGATGTCGTTCTCGAAATACCTGTATTTTGATTCAATGCATCATTTACAGAAAATTTAAAGGTAGCCCGGTTTTTAAAAAACTGACGGCTGATATAAGGGTTAATAATGGTATATTCCTGGTTATACAAATCGCCACCACCAAAATTTCTGAAATAATCGATATCCATAGCCAGCCTGATGTTTGCCGGAAATACGTAGCTCACATTAAAGCTCGGGTTAATGGTGTAATACTGGGTATTTGCCGATTGCTGTGCCGAAAACGTAGAGTTAGTATAACTACCGGTTATACCACCGGTTAAATCAAATTTATCAACGTTGGTAACCAGTTTATAACCATTAGATATGGTATAACTATTGGTCACATTTTTCACCAGTTGAGTGCTCGCGTTAGGCGCAATAAAGTTTACGTTTCTGCTATACGAACCATTACCCGAAATATTTAAGGTAAGCTTCCGCTCAGCCATTAAAGGTAAAGACCAGGTAGCATTGGCATTACCAGCATAAACGCCATTAACATTAATGTAACTAACCTGCTGAAGGCCGCCACCTATTGGAACAACCGTATTTCCAATACTGTTAAATGTCTGCGTAAGGTTTAATCCAGCAAAGAAGAAACGACCACTTTCGATATTGAAATTATTGAAGTTAATCCTCAACTGGTTATTAAATGAAGGTTTCAAGTCCGGGTTACCTACGTAACGGGTTTGCGAATTTGTATTATCTGGGATAGGCTGAATCTGATCGATGCTTGGCTGCGTAGTTGAACCGCGGTAATTGATAAATAATCGTTTACGGTTACTGAAATTATATCTGAACTGCGCAGATGGCGTAATGTTAATGAAGTTCTGTGTACGTTTTAAACCTGTAGTTAAATTGGTATTCACCCTATTGGTCTGCTGTGCGGCTACACCAATGTTCCAGTTGTATTTTTTCTCTGTTGTAGTAAAACTAAAACCAGCCGCATTGGTTAAAGTACGGTTATTATAAATATTCGAAAAGGTATTATCTACTAAATCGAATTGCAACGTAAGGGGATTATAGTTAAACACGTCTCTCTGCGAATCGCTGTTTGAGTAACCGTTCTGATAATTAAACTCTACGCTTAAGGTTTTATTTAAAGGCTCAGTATATACCACTCTTGTGGTATTGCTTATCGCATGGCTATTGGTGTTGTTTAACTGATTGGTTAGCGAATCTCTTTTTACTCCGTTTTCTGTAATATGATCTAAACGGTAATTTTGATTGGTCCCGTCGTTATCATTTATGCTGGTGTTTACATTTAATGATAGTGTGCGGCCCCTACGCTTAAAACTTTTACGCACCAATAAATTATTGCTAATGGTAGGTGTAGCAGCAGTCGTGGTGTTGCGTTGTTCACCTATAGTGGAGCCGTCACTAAGTATTCTGGTATAACTATTAAAGTTATTTCCATCTGTTTCGGTATAGGCCAGGTTTGGCTGTATTTTAATAGATAATGAAGGATTGATCTTCGTATCCACCATAAAGTTGAAACGGTGGTTGGTACGGTCGGTTGTATTGTTTAAATTCTGCGTAACATCAGTCGTACTACCCCCAAAAAGATTTTGGATATGTGAGTCCTGAATGATATCAGCAGTCGATTTATTGAAGAAATAACTGGCCTGAAACTGTGTGCCATCTTTGTAAGTATCGGCAAAGTTTAAACCCGCAGCATTGGTTGTAGTGATACCACCTCCGCCACCGCCGGAGTTACCTCCACCGCCGCCGCCAAAACCGCCACGGCCGCCACCACCACCACCAAATCCGTTTCCTACGCCACCACCCTGGCCAAAGTTTTGTTTATTTACGTTATTAAACTGACCGATGAAGCTGATCTGACGGTCATCATCAAACTTGTTTACATTTAAACTGGCATCGTAACGGTCGTTAGAACCATAGCCTACAGTACTGTTACCGAAATAACCGTGTTTCATGCCGTTTTTAGTGGTAATGTTCAGGATTTTATTTCTGGTTCCATCATCAATACCGGTAAATTGTGCCTGTTCAGAAAGCTCATCAATTACCTGTATTTTATCAACCATATCTGCTGGTAAGTTTTTGGTTGCCAGTAAAGGATCGTTACCAAAAAACTCTTTTCCATCTACCTTTACTTTGGTAACGGTTTCACCCTGTGCTTTGATACTCCCATCTTTAGCGACCTCAATTCCAGGCACTTTCTGCAACAAGTCTTCAACTACTGCATTTTCGCGTACTTTTATCGATTTGGCATCAAACTCTACTGTATCCTTTTTCACCACAATCGGAATTGTAGCGGTAACATTTACGGTTTTTAAATCAACGCCGTCGTCGCTCATGGCAATTTCGCCGGCATTTACTGCTGCTTTAGCCACTTCTATATCTTTAGTAGCTGTTTTTAAACCTAAAAAGGCAGAATAAATCCTATACTTACCCGGAGCTATGGCCTTAAAGCTAAAACTTCCATCAGGATTGGTTTGACCGGATGCCACAACACTCGAATCTTTTAAACTCTTAACTGCTATTGTAGCAAAATCAACCGGCTTTTTATCTTTCGCGTTAATTACTTTTCCACTTATCGAACCAGTATTTTGAGCCTGAGCAATATATCCACAAAATAGGAGCACAATGAATATTGCGCTCTGAACGTTTCTTTTCATCAAAAAAAATTAGATATTAAATGTAAAACTAAGCTATCAGACTGTAGAAAAGTCGAAAGGTTTGTTAAGGTGTGTTAAAAGCTTGGTAACATTTTAAATACAGCCAAAAGAAGGTAGTCAGATCGAAAAGGAAGATCGATCAGTAAAAGGGGGATTATTTTTGTGGTGAGGGATAACTTTTGTAATATACTTTTGGGCAGTTACAGTTCTTTTTAAAGATACTGCATCCACTTAAACATATGGCCACAATTACACAAATGATGCTAACTTTTGTTTTCATTGATTTTATTTTATTTCAATTGCAATGAAGCCATTTAGAATACACTAACTGTTTTTGGTAAGTGTGGTATTCGCCATAGTTTCATTGAAGTTTAATTTATGGAGCAACACATAACTAAAAACAGCCATTGATGCACCTAACATATCGCAACCAAAATCCCACCATTCTGCAGATCGGTAGGTAAAAACTTTCCATTGCAACAATTCAATTCCGCCACCAATGATCGCATTGATGAGCAATATTTTAAAAATGGTTAATGTTCTGAAAGCAAAAGTATGCTGGTATCTGATTTTACCGTAGAAGAGCAGCACCGATAAAACAAAGAAAAAACCCATATGGGTCATTTTATCAAAGCCTTTAAAGAAAAAACCGCTGTTACCAACAGAATCGGAAATTTTCATATTACAAAGCACTAAAACCACAACGGTCCATAATACGGCCCATTTTTGATGTTTTAGTGCTTTGTACAAAATATAATAATTAAGCGCCTACCAATTCCTGGTAAGCTTCTGCAGTTAATAAACCTTCTACTTCAGCTAAATCAGCTAAAGAAACTTTTACCATCCAGCCTTTTCCGTAAGGATCAGCGTTAACCAATTCCGGGTTATCGTTTAATTCAGCATTCACTTCCAATACCGTTCCGGTAACTGGCATGTATAAATCAGACACGGTTTTAACAGCTTCAACAGTACCAAAAACTTCTTCTTTAGCTACCTCACTACCTACAGTATTGATATCAACATAAACGATATCGCCCAATTCGCGCTGCGCGAAATCAGTTACGCCAATATAAGCTTCGTTACCTTCAACTCTAACCCACTCGTGGTCTTTAGTGTATTTTAATTCTGATGGAAAATTCATGGTTTGTATTTATTGAATATAAGTTATATTAATTTTCTTGTTTTATTAAAGCTTGTATAGATTAAACGTTTGCTAGCGTTTACCCGCCAAAAATACAATTTAGTTTAACATATCGCAATGCCTGGCAAATTAACTTATTAGAAATGCGCTAATTTAATCAGTTGATGCTTCCGCCCAGAAATATGAAATCATTATACTCAACAAACAGATTCAGAAAAAATATTTATATTCACTTCACAATTAACGCTCAAATGAAATCTGCACTATTTTATACTTTAAAAGTGTGCCTGGCGACCTTGCTCACATCTGCACCTGTAACCATGGCCATTGGATTTGCTTACATCGGATTGATTACGCTCATCAAACCACTGAATTACATTTTTAACTTTCACCTCCTCTTCAGTCATATATTTTTATTTGTCGCTATACTTGCAGCACTGATCATGTTAAATAGATATCTGATCGCAAAAGTGGGTTATAAAAGATTTATAAATGACAGGCCGGTAGCACATTCAATTGTTATCTTTCTGCTCTATCTGGTTATCAGTGGCTCCGTGCGTTTCATCAGTTTTGATTATCTCCTATTCAGTTATGCTCCTATGTTCTTAACTGCATATGTATTTAGCAGAATATTCTCTGAAACAGCTAAGAAGGAATTTTGGAATCTGCTGAATGAACGGCATGATGATGGCTTAAAACCTTTAAGTGATCAATAGTTTTTCAATGTCGATGACTGATCTGATCAGTTTTTTCAATCTTATCAAACCCAAAAAAGAGGCCGTATTATATCTATAGAATTGTTATCCTACCTTGTCGAAAGACCCACCATACCTTCGTCTAAACCGCTTGGATACTTTGTCAAGCTCCCTACAGGCTGAGCTCAACGCGGCAAAATTTAGAGAAGCCTTTTATGATAGTCTCTTTTCTATGTAACGGAAATCGATTAATTCAGCGTAAACCTTAAGCTGAACCCAAAATTACTGAAAGAAGTATTAAAGGTTTGCGAAGTATATGGCTTAGTAATATTCGAATCGTAAAACAATTTGATGTTAAATTTCTGATTCAACACATAATCTACACTTGGCCTTAAGGTAATATTCTTCGCTCCGGAAGATACTTCTGCCTCTGTCACATCAGCCCGGTAAATAACAGTTTTATTATCACGGATCGCTACATCTAACTTGAAATCCATGTTGTTATCCATTTTCAAGCTTTTAAACCACCCGAATGGGAAACGGAACTTATTGGTACGGTAACCCAATCCTAAAACCATATTGTTTTCTGATAGCTGTGCCAACTGACTGTTAGATAAACTTAATCCCAATAAACGCGACCGGTTTAATTCGAATGAAGCAGTCAGGTTATTTTTAAACCTGGTATCAACACCAACCAATGGAGAAAAATATTCTGAAATGGTTACCTGAGCAAATTGGTATTCTGGTAAAAAGTTATTATTTACATCTCTACTGCTCACCGCACCATTTGTTTCCTGGTAACGCAGTAATGAGTTAAAGCCATTAATATTATAGGCTGAACGATAGCCATGACGGATATCTACAGATGAAAACTTATCGGCGATAAAAGGAATGCGTGTTAACCCGCTATAGGTTAAACTCCAGTTTGGAAGCGGAATTTTAGGGAAGGCATTCATTTTTGTTTTCCCTGCATCTTTGCCCGAATAGGCAGCCATAAAGGCCGATATAATTACATCCTGACTTTCTTTACTGTAACCATCAGCATAACCGCCATTTACCCCCGCTGAATTTGGATTCTGAGCGCCCAATCTTCTCGATACAATGGTCCTATTGGCCATAAACTGGTTAAACAGGCCCGAAATTACAGTTGAGTTATTTTCTTTGAAAGCTGTACCTAAGGCAATATATGATACGCTATAATCGCCCGTAGTAATGGCGCTTAAATTTTCAAAGGATGATACACTGGCCACGTATCTAAAATTGGTAGAAAAGTTTCTTGTTTGCGCCTTATTGGCTTTTAACGTAATCCGTAAATCTTTAAATGGCTCTATCTGCCCGGTAAGCTGAAAATCTTCCCTGAGTGTGTTTACATACAGCTGATTCTGTAAGGTATCGGTAGTTAGCCATCCATTGTTTAATGCCATTTCACGAATATCACGCTGACTTCCAAAAACAAAACCTAAACCCGGTGCCCCAGTTGCATTATCGATACCAAAATACTTGGTAGTTGGCAGATAACCTGGCAAGAAAATACCTTTGGTTTGTACATAGCTGGCATTAACATTTTTTACACTCGTTAATAAATTAATAAAAAATTTCTTAGCGCCGCTTCCTTCCTGGTCATTGCTTGCATTTCTGATAAAACCGAACTTATTGTATAAAGTAGTTAGGTTTAAGGTTGGATTTACCTGCACCGTTCTGCTATTCTGTATCGTATTACCCAAATTAATATTCGGATCGCGTAAGGTAGAAAGCGGCTCGGTTTGCCAGTTAAAATTGGTACCGTAGCGGGTTTTTACGGTAATCCAGTTTAGTCCGGGTATTTTATCAATGGGCAGGTTATAGGTAACGTTTAAATTATGGTTATAATCGGTTGTACGTCCTAAGCGTTTTAAGTTTTGCCAAACGGTATCACGTTTTAAACCATCAATTCTTCCATCCGGCTCATCAATGATCGAATAATTTGTGGCATTAAAATCTAGCTGTAGCGAACGGGTAAGGTTCCAGGCAATACCATAAATCCGGCTCATGGTAAAGTTTTTGTTAAAGGTGGTACCGTAGCCACTCGGGTAAACACCAATGGTATTATTCGGATCGTTATTCCGCAACGTATTTTCTGAATATAAACGGTCTACATCAATCCTGAAATTAATGGCACTTGGAAAAATACTGAAGTTAAAATCTTTCAATAAAGCCAGCATGTTAGATTTTATAATTTTTTCAAAAGGTGCTATCGTTTTGGCTTCTTTAGAATAACTGTACTGTAGCGAAGCCCTATAGGTATTCTGAATACTGTTCTGATTAATAAAATCGCGATGATTATATTGGGTATAAGCATAACTTGCTGCAAAATTCTCTATATCCCAAAGATGAACAGGTTTACTGTTATTGGTCCGTTCTTTTCTAACATTGGTAAAGTTTATGCCTCTTCTAACGGTATAATCCTGTGCAAAATTTAAAATCGAATCTTTTTGTTGTTTTGTCGATTGCTCTAAAGCATTTTTGAGTTCAATATCTGGCGTTCTAGGATTGTACTGTGGGGTAGAAACCTGTTTAGAGTAACTCACAAACATCGGAATTTTCACTCCCGATTTTTGCGGCAGAAACTTGCCTAATTCCATGGCAGAAGAAACATCAAGCAACACATTGTCTGCACGGTTCCGCTCGCTCACTTTCGAATCGATAGATCCGAAACCGATGGTAGATTTACTTCCAGAAATATTTACATCTGCAAAATCGGCCAATTTTAAGTTCAATCTTCCGGTAGCTGCCCAACCGCCTTTTTCGTCAAATTCAGTTAATCTTAATTCGTTAAACCAAACCACTGCATTTTTATCAAGGCCATCATCTTTGCGATCATCATTAGCAGCACGGAGCGGATTTTTAACACCCACCATATATACTCTAACCTTGCTCATATCAGGTTGCCCTTTAACTACAATGGTTCTGGTTCCATCGGTATAGGTAAATGGAACATTTGTAGGCCATGGTTGGCCGTTGGCTTGTTTAGCTACGTTACGGGCCAGTTTGGCATTTTGAAAAAGTGTTAAATCGATATCCATTCTATTGGCTTCTGGCCAAATGGCATCAGGATCGCTTGTACCCGGATTGGTAACCTTTAATGGGATTACATATTCATAATAATTATCCTGGTTATCCGTCCCAATCCGCAAGAATGCCGAAACATCATTATCATTTAAAATTTGATTATTAACAGCCTCGGCATGAATAAACATTTCTAAATGTTTATAAGATCTGAAATCGCTGTAGGCTGTTTTAAATGCCCCTCTCCCGTAGCCATCTCTTAACGATTTTACGATAACCGATAGCGATTGCTCATTTAAACGCGTATCGCCACGATAGTTGCTATAGTCGCGCTCGCGAAGAATACCAGGAGGGGTAACGTACGGAATTGGTAAACGTTTTCCATTTTCTTCAATGTTTACCGTCGAAACTTCAATGGTAGAATTATCAGGAGTAAGTGCAGGCAACGATGGATCGACGATTACTTGTGCAGCTTGGTTCGAGGCATTATATTCTCTCCATTCCCCACGGATCAATTGTAACTTCGCGAAGCGCATTACGGCCGTATCAGCGAAATTGGTCATAAACATCCTGAAAAAACGGATCGATTTAAAATCCTGGATCCCGCCTACTTTCTCCTGGTACTGACCAATTGGGATTCTGAATTGATACCATGAAACAGCCTGGGTATTTCCGTTGGCCAATTTTACCTGCGAGGTAACCTTATCGGTAATAAAATTCTGACCAACATTTAAATCGCCCGGGCGCATCGAAACTTTATACTGAAAATACTCATCACTTTGCGTCATGTTATTATCGCGGTTGATGTCTTCCCCATCCGGCAGAGAAGTGGAAGCGGAGTTTTCAAGTCCTAATTCTTCTTGCGACTGCTGTGAGGTTTTAGAGTTCCCTTCAGTTCCGTTATATTTTTCGTAGCGTTTAAGAATACCTGCATTGATCTGATCTAGCGCCGGTCCCCTGAAATAAGTATAATTATCTGATGATGGGTCGGCATCAATTGCGGCAGAAGCAGTGGCATTTAATTGCGATTTAATCTGCGTAATTGCCGCGGCAAATTTTACTTTTTCGTCTGCATCCGATAGTCCGTCCAAACCCACATCCTGCACCCTACGCGAATTGGCATTGTTATCGAAAGCCTGTATAACAGGTTGCAATTTAGGTACACGCCCCCATACGGTTTCATCGTATTTGCCTGGGTCGTTTGTAACTGGCAAACCATTTTCTAACGATTTTCTACCATCTTTAAGAATATCTTCCGAAATATTCCCCAAGTTGAAATAAATATCTCCACCTGCCGAGTTTGGTTTATAAATAAATGGGTCCATTAGCCAAAACTCGATAAAGCCCACATTTAAAGCTTCAAAATCGTTGGTTTCGATTTTTCGCTGAAAACCTCCCCAATTATTTTTAGGCTGCAATAAAGATCCATCTGGCTTAAAGTTGGTTGTACGGAAATTATAAGGTCCCCTAACAGTTGGGTAATAGGCCACATCAAAAGTGGTAATGTTCAAAGCCTGTCCGGTAGCCGTTTCTTTAAACGGAAAAACCTCCTGCTCAATTACCTCTCTT
The nucleotide sequence above comes from Pedobacter riviphilus. Encoded proteins:
- the sov gene encoding T9SS outer membrane translocon Sov/SprA, translated to MKELIGEKFVLNTQYLTIDEYQRLVNSEIKRGNWRSISNAEVSDYRSTGIIPQIQVNSKAFEKLFGGTTIDIQPRGEAELTFLGRVNKNENPLFNERQRVQTNFDFNQRIQMDLVGNIGTKLKIKSNYNTEAQFDFENQIKLDYTGGVDDIIQKIEAGNVSLPLNTSLITGTQALFGIKTQLKFGRLNVTSVYTQQKSQSREIKITNGAQQNTTTVNVDSYEANKHYFLSQYFRNNYNKNLANAPIITSPIQITKIEVWITNKAGNTTDSRDVLGLMDLGENIPFNNNLITGGTSGLPAGTTATGFPQQSNNLISQLNAYQGGAIRQTNSNAVLSFFQTTPANSSNTDNFAKLVYARKLTDREFTFQPQLGYLSLNNPLNADEVLAVAYRYTYNGVEYQVGEFSTDVSFDAANPKVLYAKLLKNETTKIQLPTWDLMMKNIYSIGGYQISSQNFKLDIYRIDNETGVDNPVMTEGQNTANKQWIALTEFDRLNQQNERKPDGIFDFVAANNAFGSYSTASNANQASMFGVGSNGQTSLVTNTNSGYITIDPANGRIIFPVIEPFGKDLAAKFLPSEQALINKYTFTALYDSTQTIAKQLFQNQNRYTIKVNYQSDISSEFSLNAINVPEGSVKVFAGTMPLTEGVDFTVDYQGGRVSIINQALLVSGQPIRITTENSETFGLQQRSLFGTRLDYRVNNKLNLGGTIMNLTEKPLTQKVNIGEEPISNTIWGADINYSSPSRFLTKLVDKLPFISTKAPSSVTFYGEFAQLIPGHPRALNFAGSKNGVSYLDDFEASRSVIDLKSAIAWQLSGTPQLFAEYDKSNDLSYGYNRARIAFYNIDPTFYNSAASTTPANIRGNRSELSNHYVREVIEQEVFPFKETATGQALNITTFDVAYYPTVRGPYNFRTTNFKPDGSLLQPKNNWGGFQRKIETNDFEALNVGFIEFWLMDPFIYKPNSAGGDIYFNLGNISEDILKDGRKSLENGLPVTNDPGKYDETVWGRVPKLQPVIQAFDNNANSRRVQDVGLDGLSDADEKVKFAAAITQIKSQLNATASAAIDADPSSDNYTYFRGPALDQINAGILKRYEKYNGTEGNSKTSQQSQEELGLENSASTSLPDGEDINRDNNMTQSDEYFQYKVSMRPGDLNVGQNFITDKVTSQVKLANGNTQAVSWYQFRIPIGQYQEKVGGIQDFKSIRFFRMFMTNFADTAVMRFAKLQLIRGEWREYNASNQAAQVIVDPSLPALTPDNSTIEVSTVNIEENGKRLPIPYVTPPGILRERDYSNYRGDTRLNEQSLSVIVKSLRDGYGRGAFKTAYSDFRSYKHLEMFIHAEAVNNQILNDNDVSAFLRIGTDNQDNYYEYVIPLKVTNPGTSDPDAIWPEANRMDIDLTLFQNAKLARNVAKQANGQPWPTNVPFTYTDGTRTIVVKGQPDMSKVRVYMVGVKNPLRAANDDRKDDGLDKNAVVWFNELRLTEFDEKGGWAATGRLNLKLADFADVNISGSKSTIGFGSIDSKVSERNRADNVLLDVSSAMELGKFLPQKSGVKIPMFVSYSKQVSTPQYNPRTPDIELKNALEQSTKQQKDSILNFAQDYTVRRGINFTNVRKERTNNSKPVHLWDIENFAASYAYTQYNHRDFINQNSIQNTYRASLQYSYSKEAKTIAPFEKIIKSNMLALLKDFNFSIFPSAINFRIDVDRLYSENTLRNNDPNNTIGVYPSGYGTTFNKNFTMSRIYGIAWNLTRSLQLDFNATNYSIIDEPDGRIDGLKRDTVWQNLKRLGRTTDYNHNLNVTYNLPIDKIPGLNWITVKTRYGTNFNWQTEPLSTLRDPNINLGNTIQNSRTVQVNPTLNLTTLYNKFGFIRNASNDQEGSGAKKFFINLLTSVKNVNASYVQTKGIFLPGYLPTTKYFGIDNATGAPGLGFVFGSQRDIREMALNNGWLTTDTLQNQLYVNTLREDFQLTGQIEPFKDLRITLKANKAQTRNFSTNFRYVASVSSFENLSAITTGDYSVSYIALGTAFKENNSTVISGLFNQFMANRTIVSRRLGAQNPNSAGVNGGYADGYSKESQDVIISAFMAAYSGKDAGKTKMNAFPKIPLPNWSLTYSGLTRIPFIADKFSSVDIRHGYRSAYNINGFNSLLRYQETNGAVSSRDVNNNFLPEYQFAQVTISEYFSPLVGVDTRFKNNLTASFELNRSRLLGLSLSNSQLAQLSENNMVLGLGYRTNKFRFPFGWFKSLKMDNNMDFKLDVAIRDNKTVIYRADVTEAEVSSGAKNITLRPSVDYVLNQKFNIKLFYDSNITKPYTSQTFNTSFSNFGFSLRFTLN